The bacterium genome includes a window with the following:
- a CDS encoding bifunctional 3,4-dihydroxy-2-butanone-4-phosphate synthase/GTP cyclohydrolase II yields the protein MRDPRPQSTGGDRRPQDTAATAGPGPDSPLTDASSPVVTVTDAIDEIRAGRMVILVDDEDRENEGDLCMAAEAVTPEAINFMATYGRGLICLPMTEHQLDRINLTMMVPDAENSSGFGTAFTISIEAREGVTTGISAFDRAHTISTAIAEDARPRDIVRPGHIFPLRAREGGVLRRAGQTEGSVDLARLAGMKPAGVICEIMNDDGTMARMPDLMNFARTHQLKIVTVADLIEYRLRHEKLVRPAGECTLPTASGGDFRAIVYENDIDHVDHIALVKGEIHEEDEVLVRVHSECLTGDAFGSLRCDCGEQLDAAMKMIENEGKGVVLYMRQEGRGIGLKNKIKAYGLQDSEGLDTVEANERLGFAADLRDYGVGAQVLYDLGVRRMRIITNNPGKRAGIEGYRLTIVERVPLEIEPNEKNFAYLRTKKEKLGHVLHLMS from the coding sequence ATGAGAGACCCCCGTCCGCAGTCCACCGGCGGCGACCGCCGGCCCCAAGACACGGCGGCGACCGCCGGCCCCGGGCCCGATTCACCCTTGACCGATGCGAGTAGCCCCGTCGTCACCGTCACCGACGCGATCGATGAGATCCGCGCGGGGCGCATGGTCATCCTCGTGGATGACGAGGATCGGGAGAACGAGGGCGATCTGTGCATGGCCGCCGAAGCGGTCACACCCGAGGCCATCAACTTCATGGCCACCTACGGCCGGGGCCTGATCTGCCTGCCGATGACCGAGCATCAGCTCGATCGGATCAACCTGACGATGATGGTGCCGGATGCCGAGAACTCCTCCGGCTTCGGCACCGCCTTCACGATCTCGATCGAGGCCCGTGAAGGCGTGACGACCGGCATCTCGGCATTCGATCGGGCGCATACGATCTCGACGGCGATTGCCGAGGACGCTCGGCCCCGGGATATCGTGCGCCCGGGCCACATCTTCCCGCTGCGCGCCCGCGAAGGAGGCGTGCTGCGCCGCGCCGGGCAAACCGAAGGCTCCGTCGATCTGGCTCGCCTGGCCGGGATGAAACCCGCCGGCGTGATCTGCGAGATCATGAACGACGACGGCACGATGGCGCGCATGCCGGATCTCATGAACTTTGCGCGCACGCATCAGCTGAAGATCGTCACCGTGGCCGACCTGATCGAGTACCGACTGCGCCACGAGAAGCTGGTTCGGCCTGCCGGGGAGTGCACGCTGCCGACCGCCAGCGGCGGCGATTTCCGGGCAATCGTCTACGAGAACGACATCGATCACGTCGACCACATCGCGTTGGTGAAGGGCGAGATCCACGAGGAGGACGAGGTCCTCGTCAGGGTCCACAGCGAATGCCTGACGGGGGATGCCTTCGGCTCCTTGCGCTGCGATTGCGGCGAGCAACTCGACGCGGCGATGAAGATGATCGAGAACGAAGGCAAGGGCGTCGTTCTCTACATGCGTCAGGAAGGCCGCGGGATCGGTCTGAAGAACAAGATCAAGGCCTACGGTCTCCAGGATTCGGAAGGTCTCGATACGGTCGAGGCCAACGAGCGCCTCGGGTTCGCGGCCGATCTCCGCGACTACGGCGTTGGCGCCCAGGTTCTCTACGACCTGGGTGTTCGCCGGATGCGCATCATTACCAACAACCCGGGCAAACGCGCCGGCATCGAGGGTTACCGGCTCACGATCGTCGAACGGGTGCCCCTCGAGATCGAGCCCAACGAGAAGAACTTCGCGTATCTGCGTACGAAGAAGGAAAAGCTCGGGCACGTCTTGCACCTGATGAGCTGA
- the meaB gene encoding methylmalonyl Co-A mutase-associated GTPase MeaB — MNEAEQHAAAIRGGDRRSLARAITWIESTRPEHQALAQGILEALVAETGRAIRVGLTGPPGVGKSTFIESFGLHLLSLGHRVAVLAVDPSSPVTGGSILGDKTRMEQLAQDERAFIRPSPSGGALGGVAHRTREVLLLCEAAGFDVVIVETVGIGQSEFAVRSLVDTFLVMLQPGSGDELQGIKKGVLELADALVVNKADGEQKAIAERTRGQHEGALSLLRPTTSGWKPRVLSVSSLEGVGLPEVWETVEAHREALQASGELEVRRRAQASEWMWRLVDEGLSQAFRAHPAVADQIARWEADVEAQRATPAAAARALLEAFRRS, encoded by the coding sequence GTGAACGAGGCCGAGCAGCACGCCGCCGCCATCCGCGGGGGCGACCGCCGCAGCCTGGCTCGGGCCATCACCTGGATCGAGAGCACGCGCCCCGAACACCAGGCCCTGGCCCAGGGCATCCTGGAGGCGTTGGTCGCCGAGACGGGCCGCGCCATTCGGGTGGGGCTCACCGGCCCGCCCGGTGTCGGCAAGAGCACGTTCATCGAGAGCTTCGGTCTGCACCTGCTCTCGCTGGGCCATCGCGTGGCTGTGCTGGCCGTGGACCCTTCGAGCCCGGTCACAGGCGGGAGCATTCTCGGCGACAAGACCCGCATGGAACAGCTTGCCCAGGACGAGCGCGCGTTCATCCGTCCGTCGCCTTCCGGCGGTGCCCTCGGAGGTGTGGCCCATCGTACCCGTGAAGTCCTGTTGCTATGCGAGGCGGCTGGTTTCGATGTCGTGATCGTCGAGACCGTGGGGATCGGCCAATCCGAGTTCGCCGTGCGCTCGCTCGTCGATACGTTCCTGGTGATGCTCCAGCCGGGCTCCGGCGACGAGCTGCAGGGCATCAAGAAGGGCGTGCTGGAGCTGGCCGACGCATTGGTCGTGAACAAGGCGGATGGTGAGCAGAAGGCGATCGCCGAGCGCACCCGGGGCCAGCACGAGGGCGCGCTCTCGCTCCTCCGCCCGACGACGAGCGGTTGGAAGCCCCGCGTCCTCTCCGTCAGCTCCCTCGAGGGGGTCGGCCTGCCCGAGGTCTGGGAGACGGTCGAGGCCCACCGGGAGGCGCTCCAGGCCAGCGGAGAGCTGGAGGTGAGGCGCCGAGCCCAGGCCAGCGAGTGGATGTGGAGGCTGGTGGACGAGGGCCTCAGTCAGGCCTTCCGAGCCCATCCGGCGGTCGCCGACCAGATCGCCCGCTGGGAGGCCGACGTGGAAGCCCAGCGAGCAACCCCCGCAGCCGCCGCCCGGGCGCTTCTAGAGGCCTTTCGGCGCTCCTGA
- the scpA gene encoding methylmalonyl-CoA mutase → MSDRKQWEETAAKELRGRALEELVWTSPDGLRVKPLYTAADLEGLEHVDTMPGFFPFLRGPRATMYANRPWTLRQYAGFSTAEDSNAFYKANLAAGQQGLSVAFDLATHRGYDSDHPRVTGDVGKAGVAVDSVEDMKILFDEIPLDQVTVSMTMNGAVLPVLACFIVAGEEQDVPAEKLAGTIQNDILKEFMVRNTYIYPPEPSMRIVADIIEYTAQQMPKFNSISISGYHMQEAGSTTVQELAFTIADGLDYVRAALSKGLDVDAFAGRLSFFWCIGMNFYLEIAKMRAARRIWAERMQAEFSPKKARSMMLRTHCQTSGASLTEQDPMNNVIRTTIEAMAAVFGGTQSLHTNGYDEAVSLPTDTAARVARNTQLILQEESGIPAVVDPWGGSYFMESLTESVYRAANELIDEVEALGGMTRAIVAGMPKLRIEEAATRRQARVDSGEDVIVGVNKYRLDEEDQLDVRDIDNTAVRLSQIKRLEEVRASRDGAAVEKKLAHLSKLAETGEGNLLEAAVDAARSRATVGEISEALEEHYTRYRAEIRSVSGVYGGVYQGDEDFDGICRDVEAFAKEEGRRPRMLVVKLGQDGHDRGLKVIATAFADIGFDVDVGPLFQTPEEAAQQALDADVHVVGVSSQAAGHKTLVPALIEALAAKGVADIAVVVGGIIPPQDYAFLEEKGVAGIFGPGTPIPKAARDVLQVVRKRRK, encoded by the coding sequence ATGAGTGATCGCAAGCAGTGGGAAGAGACAGCGGCGAAGGAGTTGCGTGGCCGCGCGTTGGAGGAACTCGTCTGGACGAGTCCGGATGGCCTGCGTGTGAAGCCCCTCTACACGGCAGCGGATCTCGAGGGGCTCGAGCACGTCGACACGATGCCGGGCTTCTTTCCGTTCCTGCGCGGCCCGCGTGCGACGATGTACGCGAACCGGCCCTGGACCCTTCGCCAATATGCGGGCTTCTCGACCGCCGAGGATTCGAACGCTTTCTACAAGGCCAACCTGGCCGCGGGCCAGCAAGGGCTTTCGGTGGCCTTCGATCTCGCCACCCATCGTGGGTACGACTCAGACCATCCGCGGGTCACCGGTGATGTGGGCAAGGCGGGCGTGGCCGTCGATTCGGTCGAGGATATGAAGATCCTCTTCGACGAGATCCCGCTCGATCAGGTGACCGTCTCGATGACGATGAATGGAGCCGTTCTTCCCGTGCTCGCGTGCTTCATCGTGGCGGGTGAGGAGCAGGACGTTCCCGCCGAGAAGCTCGCAGGAACCATCCAGAACGACATCCTCAAAGAGTTCATGGTTCGCAATACGTACATCTATCCGCCCGAGCCGAGCATGCGCATCGTGGCCGACATCATCGAGTACACGGCCCAGCAGATGCCGAAATTCAACTCGATCTCGATCAGCGGCTACCACATGCAGGAAGCCGGCTCGACGACCGTGCAGGAACTCGCGTTCACCATCGCGGATGGCCTGGACTACGTGCGGGCCGCGCTATCGAAGGGCCTGGATGTGGATGCCTTCGCTGGGCGCCTCTCGTTCTTCTGGTGCATCGGCATGAACTTCTACCTCGAAATCGCCAAGATGCGTGCCGCCCGTCGGATCTGGGCCGAGCGCATGCAAGCGGAGTTCTCCCCCAAGAAGGCCCGCTCGATGATGCTGCGCACCCATTGCCAGACTTCGGGTGCGAGCCTCACGGAGCAGGATCCGATGAACAACGTGATCCGCACGACGATCGAGGCGATGGCCGCGGTCTTTGGAGGAACCCAATCCCTTCACACGAATGGTTACGACGAGGCGGTGAGCCTACCGACGGATACGGCGGCCCGGGTGGCGCGCAACACCCAGCTCATCCTGCAGGAAGAATCCGGCATTCCGGCCGTGGTCGATCCCTGGGGCGGCTCGTACTTCATGGAATCACTCACCGAGAGCGTGTATCGCGCTGCCAACGAGTTGATCGACGAGGTCGAAGCCCTCGGCGGCATGACGAGGGCGATCGTCGCGGGCATGCCGAAGCTGCGAATCGAGGAAGCGGCCACCCGCCGGCAGGCCCGCGTCGATAGCGGTGAGGACGTCATCGTCGGCGTGAACAAATATCGGTTGGACGAGGAAGACCAGCTCGATGTCCGCGACATCGACAACACGGCGGTACGCCTCTCCCAGATCAAGCGGTTGGAGGAGGTCCGCGCCAGCCGGGACGGAGCGGCGGTGGAGAAGAAGCTCGCCCATCTGTCGAAACTGGCGGAGACTGGCGAGGGCAACCTGCTCGAGGCTGCGGTGGATGCGGCGCGCTCGCGCGCAACGGTCGGTGAGATTTCTGAAGCCCTCGAAGAACACTACACGCGATATCGCGCGGAGATCCGCTCTGTGTCTGGCGTCTACGGTGGGGTCTATCAAGGTGACGAAGATTTCGATGGCATCTGCCGCGATGTCGAGGCCTTCGCCAAGGAGGAAGGCCGTCGCCCGCGCATGCTGGTCGTGAAGCTCGGCCAGGATGGCCATGATCGAGGCCTCAAGGTCATTGCCACGGCCTTCGCGGATATCGGCTTCGACGTCGATGTCGGCCCGCTCTTCCAGACTCCCGAAGAAGCCGCTCAGCAGGCGCTGGATGCGGATGTGCATGTCGTGGGCGTCTCGAGCCAGGCCGCCGGGCACAAGACGCTCGTGCCAGCGCTGATCGAAGCCCTGGCGGCCAAGGGCGTGGCGGATATCGCCGTGGTCGTGGGCGGCATCATCCCGCCCCAGGACTACGCTTTCCTCGAGGAAAAAGGTGTCGCGGGGATCTTCGGCCCCGGCACGCCGATTCCGAAGGCCGCTCGGGACGTCCTTCAGGTCGTCAGGAAACGCCGGAAGTGA
- a CDS encoding methylmalonyl-CoA mutase, translating into MNASAEVTPIHPGPERVRVVTAASLFDGHDAAINIMRRILQSQGAEVIHLGHDRSVADIVEAAVEEDAHAIAISSYQGGHVEFFRYLVDELTARGAGHIRVYGGGGGTIVPDEIAELHAHGVARIFSPEDGRTLGLEGMIRCIVDECLALPAPQLGDALAGLSADRSGHVARVISWLEASTDGASLKALRTELGTRRSGSAAPVVGFTGTGGAGKSSVVDELVRRFRLDFPELQIGLLLVDPSRRRTGGALLGDRIRMNAIAGEGIYVRSMATRQAHLALSQAIRDAVLVLQAADFDLVLVETAGIGQSDSEIVDLADTSVYVMTPEYGAPSQLEKIDMLELADLIVLNKADRRGALDALRDVRKQWRRNHTAFEAEDEAIPVVASTASQWDDPGIDKIYALLREKLVEEGNTAFSAGGQHEAPGAAVPPPLIPSGRERYLEEIAASVRGYREQTEALAQVARTTRALDLAHDALPEQAADARAAVASEQATRSEALDPALRAALEAWPETRARYEAAEQSYEVRGRAIHVENRAETLSGTQLPRVAVPRTEDWGELARYLRQENLPGHFPFTAGVFPFKRAEEDPARMFAGEGGPERTNRRFHLVSAGQPATRLSTAFDSVTLYGRDPAERLDVYGKVGTSGVSVCTLDDAKRLYSGFDLCDPTTSVSMTINGPAPMVLALFLNAAIDQGVEKHLRETGELEAVRARLGGDEPPTYRAELPPGHDGLGLGLLGISGADAVDPETYARIRSEVLTRVRGTVQADILKEDQAQNTCIFSTAFALKVMGDIQAFFIAEKIRNFYSVSISGYHIAEAGANPITQLAFTLANGFTYVEAYRARGMDVDEFASNFSFFFSNGLDAEYNVIGRVARRIWAVAMRDLYGVSERSQKLKYHIQTSGRSLHAQEMAFNDIRTTLQALTAIQDHCNSLHTNAYDEAVTTPTPESVRRALAIQLVINRELGVAKNENALQGSYLTEWLTEAVEEAVLQEFERLSQRGGVLGAMETHYQRGKIQDESMHYESLKHSGELPIVGVNTFVNPESEEAGEPMALMRASEQEKLDQIGGLAAFHAQHQAECGPALARLQETARSGGNLFEELMETVKVASLGQISEALFLVGGRYRRSM; encoded by the coding sequence ATGAACGCGAGCGCGGAAGTGACACCGATCCACCCCGGTCCGGAGCGGGTGCGCGTCGTAACTGCAGCGTCGCTCTTCGATGGGCATGATGCGGCGATCAACATCATGCGCCGCATCCTGCAATCGCAGGGCGCGGAGGTCATCCATCTAGGGCACGACCGATCGGTCGCGGACATCGTGGAAGCGGCGGTCGAGGAAGATGCCCACGCCATCGCGATCTCGTCCTATCAGGGTGGCCACGTGGAGTTCTTCCGCTACCTGGTCGACGAGCTGACGGCGCGTGGTGCTGGACACATCCGCGTGTATGGCGGGGGTGGCGGGACGATCGTTCCCGACGAGATCGCCGAGCTTCACGCCCATGGAGTCGCGCGGATCTTCAGCCCCGAAGATGGTCGCACCCTCGGCTTGGAGGGAATGATACGCTGCATCGTCGACGAGTGCCTGGCGCTGCCCGCGCCGCAGCTGGGCGACGCTCTCGCTGGGCTTTCAGCGGATCGATCCGGCCATGTCGCCCGGGTGATTTCATGGCTGGAGGCATCGACCGACGGTGCTTCGCTGAAGGCGTTGCGAACGGAGCTCGGGACCCGACGTTCCGGCTCCGCCGCACCCGTGGTGGGCTTCACCGGTACGGGAGGCGCCGGCAAATCGAGCGTCGTGGACGAGTTGGTGAGGCGCTTCCGGTTGGACTTCCCGGAGCTGCAAATCGGCCTCTTGTTGGTGGATCCATCGCGTCGGCGCACAGGAGGTGCGCTGCTCGGCGATCGGATCCGCATGAACGCCATCGCGGGCGAAGGCATCTACGTGCGCTCCATGGCGACACGCCAGGCTCACCTCGCGCTCTCCCAGGCCATTCGGGATGCGGTTCTGGTGCTGCAGGCGGCAGATTTCGACCTCGTCCTGGTCGAGACGGCGGGCATTGGCCAGAGCGACTCGGAAATCGTCGACCTGGCGGATACGTCGGTCTACGTCATGACACCGGAATACGGCGCACCTTCCCAGCTCGAGAAGATCGACATGCTGGAACTGGCCGACCTGATCGTGCTCAACAAGGCCGATCGACGCGGCGCACTCGATGCGCTGCGTGACGTGCGCAAACAATGGCGTCGCAATCACACGGCCTTCGAAGCGGAGGACGAGGCGATTCCCGTGGTCGCCTCGACGGCGAGCCAATGGGACGACCCGGGGATCGACAAGATCTACGCGTTGTTGCGCGAGAAGCTGGTGGAGGAAGGCAACACCGCGTTCTCCGCAGGGGGCCAACACGAAGCGCCGGGTGCTGCGGTGCCGCCGCCGTTGATCCCTTCGGGCCGGGAGCGCTACCTGGAAGAGATCGCCGCCTCCGTGCGGGGCTACCGAGAGCAGACCGAAGCGCTCGCCCAGGTGGCCCGGACCACGCGCGCCCTCGACCTCGCCCACGACGCGCTCCCGGAGCAGGCCGCCGACGCTCGCGCTGCAGTGGCGTCGGAACAAGCGACCCGTAGCGAAGCCCTCGATCCGGCACTTCGGGCGGCCCTCGAGGCCTGGCCCGAAACGCGCGCACGTTACGAGGCCGCCGAGCAATCCTACGAGGTGCGCGGTCGCGCGATCCACGTCGAGAACCGGGCCGAGACCCTTTCCGGCACGCAACTCCCGCGCGTGGCCGTACCGCGTACCGAGGATTGGGGAGAGCTGGCTCGCTACCTGCGCCAGGAGAACCTGCCTGGGCATTTCCCCTTCACCGCGGGGGTGTTCCCGTTCAAACGAGCTGAAGAGGATCCGGCGCGAATGTTCGCAGGGGAGGGCGGCCCCGAGCGTACGAACCGACGTTTCCATCTCGTCTCCGCCGGGCAGCCCGCCACACGCCTCTCCACGGCGTTCGACAGCGTCACGCTCTACGGTCGCGATCCGGCCGAACGCCTGGACGTCTACGGCAAGGTGGGTACCAGCGGCGTTTCCGTCTGCACGCTCGACGACGCCAAGCGCCTCTACTCGGGTTTCGATCTCTGCGATCCGACGACGTCGGTTTCGATGACGATCAACGGCCCGGCGCCGATGGTCCTGGCGCTCTTCTTGAACGCCGCCATCGATCAAGGCGTCGAGAAGCATCTGCGCGAGACGGGCGAACTCGAAGCGGTGCGTGCGAGGCTGGGCGGCGACGAGCCGCCGACCTACCGCGCCGAGCTTCCCCCGGGCCACGACGGCCTGGGCCTGGGACTGCTCGGGATCTCGGGGGCCGATGCCGTCGATCCGGAGACCTATGCCCGCATTCGTTCCGAAGTCCTGACCCGGGTCCGAGGCACGGTCCAGGCGGACATCCTGAAAGAAGACCAGGCCCAGAACACCTGCATCTTCTCCACCGCATTCGCGCTCAAGGTGATGGGCGATATCCAGGCGTTCTTCATCGCCGAGAAGATCCGGAACTTCTATTCGGTCTCGATCTCCGGCTACCACATCGCCGAGGCCGGAGCGAACCCGATCACCCAACTCGCTTTCACGTTGGCCAACGGCTTCACCTACGTCGAGGCCTACCGCGCGCGCGGGATGGACGTGGATGAGTTCGCCTCGAACTTCAGCTTCTTCTTCAGCAATGGTCTCGATGCCGAGTACAACGTGATCGGACGGGTCGCCCGGCGCATCTGGGCGGTCGCGATGCGCGATCTCTACGGGGTCTCGGAACGAAGCCAGAAACTCAAGTATCACATCCAGACGTCCGGTCGATCGCTCCACGCCCAGGAGATGGCGTTCAACGATATTCGCACCACGCTTCAGGCTCTCACCGCGATCCAGGACCATTGCAACAGCCTTCACACCAATGCCTACGATGAGGCCGTCACCACGCCCACGCCGGAGTCCGTTCGCCGGGCCCTCGCAATCCAGCTGGTGATCAACCGCGAGCTCGGCGTCGCCAAGAACGAGAACGCCTTGCAAGGCTCCTACCTCACCGAGTGGCTGACCGAAGCCGTGGAAGAGGCCGTGCTCCAGGAATTCGAGCGCCTCTCCCAGCGCGGGGGTGTGCTGGGCGCCATGGAGACGCACTACCAGCGCGGCAAGATCCAGGACGAAAGCATGCACTACGAATCCCTGAAGCACTCGGGCGAGCTGCCGATCGTCGGCGTCAACACCTTCGTCAACCCGGAATCCGAGGAGGCCGGCGAACCGATGGCCCTGATGCGCGCCAGCGAGCAGGAGAAACTCGACCAGATCGGAGGCCTGGCAGCTTTTCATGCGCAACACCAGGCCGAATGCGGCCCGGCGTTGGCGCGGCTTCAAGAAACGGCTCGGAGCGGTGGAAACCTGTTCGAGGAACTGATGGAGACGGTCAAGGTTGCCAGCCTGGGCCAGATCTCCGAGGCCCTGTTCCTGGTGGGAGGGCGCTATCGGCGCTCCATGTGA